The genomic interval CGCTGTCTCGTGTGTTGAAGAAGCTGCGGTGTTGCGCGCTAATGAAATTCGGAACCCAATCTTGTTGCTCGAAGGGCCGTTCGAAGCAAGTGAACTGGCTGTTGCCGAACGTCTTGGACTCGAATTGGTGATTCACTGTGAGGCACAATTAAGGGACTTGCTCGCCTTTCCTTTCAGCCAACCAGTACGAGTGTGGATTAAATGCAATACCGGGATGAATCGTTTGGGCTTCCCGCTCAACAGGGTGGAGCAGGTCTATCAGGCCCTTGTGCGATGCCCCCATATTGACAACCCACCTGGCCTCATGACGCATTTTGCTAATGCCGATATCGCCAACGATCCGATGACAAAACGGCAATGGCATCAATTTCTCAGTTCGGCAGCTGGTAAAGGCGGCCGGCTGAGTGCTGCCAATACGGCGGCTATTCTTAATTTTCCGCAGGCCCTTGGCGATTGGGTTCGACCGGGACTCATGCTTTATGGCTGTTCACCGAACCCGTCACAAATCGGCAGCGATATTGGTCTCATCCCCGCCATGACCTTGCGTACACGTGTCATCGCTAAACACCGATTGAGCCCAGGCGATGTGGTCGGCTATGGCGCCACTTGGGTGGTAAAGCGTCCTACTAATGTGGTGATTGCGGCAATTGGTTATGGCGATGGTTACCCACGCCATGCCCAAAATGGAACACCGGTTTGGGTAGCCGGTGAGGTTCACCAATTGGCCGGGCGCGTCTCAATGGACATGATTGCAATTGATATTGGCCAACGAGATGATGTCG from Gammaproteobacteria bacterium carries:
- the alr gene encoding alanine racemase, with protein sequence MRAAQAVVDGQALVHNVRVVRQRIGHRRIWAVVKANAYGHGLAEVANILRHEVDGFAVSCVEEAAVLRANEIRNPILLLEGPFEASELAVAERLGLELVIHCEAQLRDLLAFPFSQPVRVWIKCNTGMNRLGFPLNRVEQVYQALVRCPHIDNPPGLMTHFANADIANDPMTKRQWHQFLSSAAGKGGRLSAANTAAILNFPQALGDWVRPGLMLYGCSPNPSQIGSDIGLIPAMTLRTRVIAKHRLSPGDVVGYGATWVVKRPTNVVIAAIGYGDGYPRHAQNGTPVWVAGEVHQLAGRVSMDMIAIDIGQRDDVGIGDPVVLWGKELPVEKVAAAAGTIPYELLCSVSQRVNYVYI